In one Deinococcus betulae genomic region, the following are encoded:
- a CDS encoding styrene monooxygenase/indole monooxygenase family protein, producing MRRIAVIGAGQAGLQLALGLQHHGYQVTLVTDRTPEQVESGQVMSTQALFHDACETERQLDLNFWDGLCPSIEGIAFSVPHPELPGHKAMSFEAQLDHPAYSIDQRVKFAHWQRTFAGRGGAVVTEQADVNTAERLSDAHDLVLVATGKGDLGRIFERDASRSPYDAPQRHLALAYLQNVRPRSGHSAVTFNLISGAGEVFLLPGLTRTAQGAWLPYENVLIEAVPGGPLDVFKDIQDPANQLQRMLALMATFVPWDYDRVKDAQLTDVMATLVGQVTPQVRRPVATLPSGRPVLGLGDAVVVNDPLTGQGAGSAARASAVYLERILWQRDRPFDRSWMQDTFEDYWGYAQYVTQWTNALLGPPPPHVLGVLDAAQRHPSLAHAFVNGFNHPPEFFPWLTSPHEAAAFMARHGVSALATQA from the coding sequence ATGAGGCGAATTGCGGTGATTGGTGCTGGGCAGGCGGGACTTCAACTCGCGCTAGGCCTACAGCATCACGGTTATCAGGTGACGCTGGTGACGGACCGGACCCCAGAACAGGTCGAGTCAGGTCAGGTGATGAGCACGCAAGCGCTGTTCCACGATGCCTGCGAAACCGAGCGGCAGCTTGACCTGAACTTCTGGGATGGGCTGTGCCCCTCAATCGAGGGCATCGCCTTCAGTGTGCCTCACCCAGAACTTCCTGGACACAAGGCCATGTCCTTTGAAGCCCAGCTGGATCATCCGGCCTACAGCATCGATCAACGCGTCAAGTTTGCTCACTGGCAGCGCACGTTTGCTGGGCGGGGCGGGGCCGTGGTGACCGAGCAGGCAGATGTGAATACGGCTGAACGTTTAAGCGACGCCCATGACCTTGTGCTGGTCGCGACCGGAAAGGGTGATCTGGGGCGAATCTTTGAGAGAGACGCGTCGCGCAGCCCGTATGATGCGCCGCAGCGTCACCTGGCTTTGGCTTATCTTCAAAACGTCAGGCCGCGCTCGGGCCACAGTGCCGTCACCTTCAATCTGATTTCCGGTGCCGGCGAGGTCTTTTTGCTCCCTGGTCTGACCCGTACCGCACAGGGCGCGTGGCTGCCCTACGAGAATGTGCTGATTGAAGCCGTTCCGGGAGGGCCACTGGACGTTTTTAAGGATATCCAGGACCCTGCAAACCAACTTCAGCGCATGCTGGCCCTCATGGCAACCTTCGTTCCCTGGGACTACGACAGGGTCAAGGACGCCCAATTGACGGACGTCATGGCAACACTCGTGGGACAGGTGACCCCACAGGTCCGCCGCCCAGTGGCCACCCTGCCTTCGGGGCGACCTGTACTGGGCCTGGGGGACGCTGTGGTGGTCAATGATCCCCTGACCGGTCAGGGCGCAGGCAGCGCCGCACGCGCCTCTGCCGTCTACCTGGAACGGATTCTGTGGCAGCGCGACCGCCCCTTTGACCGGAGTTGGATGCAGGATACCTTTGAGGACTACTGGGGGTACGCCCAGTACGTCACCCAATGGACGAATGCACTACTGGGACCACCCCCACCACACGTGCTGGGTGTTCTGGACGCCGCGCAGCGTCATCCCAGCCTAGCCCACGCCTTTGTCAACGGCTTCAATCACCCACCTGAGTTCTTTCCCTGGCTGACCAGCCCGCACGAAGCCGCCGCATTCATGGCGCGCCACGGCGTCTCCGCCCTCGCCACGCAGGCCTAA
- a CDS encoding M23 family metallopeptidase, giving the protein MVTLAVATLVQSTTAALTLPLRGDDLNADERYNAGVHTGGIQAEGKDIGALRRVSDTNWSRLKAGATDTKVNSNWIVYGKPFYAMAAGTVVGCWRNAPENIPGALHPLYKPGSKFAGGGNHLWILQDDGAQALYAHAQPGSIPAALCPHNAQVFTGTNGKSDGTGIEQEVRVTNGARVNAGQFLGRIGNSGSSSAPHLHVHLQKAGQPMPMTFERGLTTPFIGGKAGLDGPWTPLAGKTFPEASVLFWPPRPAGNLTFNGVKGADYQRLVDHLADSGMMPNLITCASNGSTYNSTWVPRQGQWASFHGMSAAQAAEKHANYTGQGYSRTSSYTCGTVTVAVWRK; this is encoded by the coding sequence TTGGTCACTCTGGCGGTCGCCACTCTTGTTCAGTCCACCACCGCTGCCCTGACTCTGCCTCTTAGAGGTGACGACCTTAACGCCGACGAGCGCTACAACGCGGGCGTTCACACAGGGGGTATTCAAGCGGAGGGCAAAGATATTGGGGCCCTGCGCCGCGTGTCTGATACCAATTGGTCCAGGCTGAAAGCCGGTGCCACCGACACCAAGGTCAACAGCAACTGGATTGTTTACGGGAAACCCTTCTACGCTATGGCGGCCGGCACGGTAGTAGGCTGCTGGCGCAACGCCCCCGAGAACATTCCAGGGGCCTTACACCCCCTTTACAAGCCTGGATCCAAGTTTGCTGGCGGTGGCAACCACCTGTGGATTTTGCAGGATGACGGCGCTCAAGCCCTGTATGCCCATGCTCAACCGGGCAGCATTCCCGCTGCGCTGTGTCCACACAATGCCCAGGTCTTTACAGGCACCAACGGCAAGAGCGACGGCACAGGGATTGAACAGGAGGTGCGGGTCACCAATGGCGCCCGGGTCAATGCCGGACAGTTTTTGGGGCGCATCGGCAACTCAGGGTCCTCTTCTGCCCCACATCTCCATGTTCATCTGCAGAAAGCGGGCCAGCCCATGCCCATGACATTTGAGCGGGGGTTGACCACACCCTTTATCGGAGGAAAAGCCGGTCTGGATGGACCCTGGACGCCTCTAGCTGGCAAAACCTTTCCAGAAGCCTCAGTGCTGTTCTGGCCACCCCGACCCGCAGGCAATCTGACGTTTAATGGTGTTAAAGGTGCCGATTATCAGCGGCTCGTTGACCACCTGGCCGATTCCGGCATGATGCCCAACCTGATTACGTGCGCCTCTAACGGCAGCACGTATAACTCAACGTGGGTGCCAAGGCAAGGTCAGTGGGCATCCTTTCATGGGATGAGCGCTGCGCAAGCCGCTGAAAAACATGCAAACTACACCGGTCAGGGGTACAGCCGAACCTCCTCCTACACGTGCGGCACAGTCACGGTCGCCGTCTGGCGCAAATAG
- a CDS encoding nucleotidyltransferase family protein, translating to MAAHATALLAAGSSGRMGIPKQLVLLHGQPLCRYAALAILRGGDVTDKYTVVVPPGAVGRDIAAVLADLPFTAVVHPKPEQGLLSSFQVAAQALSETLDTLTFALADMPFVTPSTYRALREAFRRTGAPLIGTRYGAATHAVQAPPLLLHARLLPELLELPAADTGPRALIERYRHQATFIDRPDDELTDVDTPDILARLHSLPRRGEH from the coding sequence ATGGCTGCTCACGCCACTGCGCTGCTGGCTGCCGGTTCCAGCGGACGGATGGGTATTCCCAAACAGCTCGTGCTCCTGCACGGTCAGCCGCTTTGCCGGTATGCTGCTTTGGCGATCCTGCGCGGTGGAGACGTGACCGACAAGTACACCGTGGTGGTTCCGCCCGGCGCGGTGGGCCGGGACATTGCGGCTGTCCTGGCCGATTTGCCCTTCACCGCTGTGGTTCATCCAAAGCCCGAACAGGGCCTCCTGTCGTCTTTCCAAGTGGCGGCACAGGCCCTCTCAGAGACGTTGGACACACTGACTTTCGCCTTAGCGGATATGCCTTTTGTAACGCCCTCAACTTACAGGGCGCTCCGCGAGGCGTTTCGCCGCACAGGCGCTCCGCTCATAGGCACCCGTTATGGCGCAGCCACACACGCGGTCCAGGCTCCGCCTCTGCTGCTCCACGCTCGCCTCCTGCCTGAACTGCTGGAGCTGCCGGCTGCTGATACAGGCCCACGCGCACTGATTGAGCGTTACCGGCATCAGGCCACCTTCATTGACCGGCCGGATGATGAGCTGACCGATGTGGACACGCCTGACATTCTTGCTCGGCTACACAGCCTGCCCAGAAGAGGTGAACACTGA
- a CDS encoding XdhC family protein, with protein MDETLDDFLSLCAQLDSAPDLVLATLIDTWEVRQPLGRRAWLLPDGQRLGTLTLGGCADSVLRRAAQQVRHSARAVRVKVDLGSGEAYEFGLTCSGSVEVHLQLASPAHPLWAKARDERLAGRVLRLVTRYGPDAGVTLLTDAGEREVLGQPLTPAQQARADLPLQGSGGHCAERTPDALYERWLPAIGLVVVGSGPIARPLTQLAHTLGLRVTVTDDRPERLQPQDWPGTQTVLSVSTGQELRLPPLGPRDAVVIHSHDYAHELSVLTRALASPSPYVSLVASRRRGQALLKFMRDTGTDPAQLRRIHTPAGFDLGLESPAGIALSILSELAELMGRGKRGRPIQALDHQ; from the coding sequence ATGGATGAAACCCTCGACGACTTCTTGAGTCTCTGTGCTCAACTGGACAGCGCACCTGACTTGGTTCTGGCCACCCTGATAGACACTTGGGAGGTTCGTCAGCCACTGGGCCGCCGCGCCTGGCTGTTGCCAGACGGGCAGCGGCTGGGGACACTGACGTTGGGCGGCTGCGCCGACAGTGTGTTGCGGCGCGCCGCGCAGCAGGTACGGCACAGTGCGCGGGCCGTCCGCGTGAAGGTCGATCTGGGCAGCGGTGAAGCGTATGAATTTGGCCTGACCTGTTCTGGAAGCGTAGAGGTCCACCTTCAGCTCGCGTCGCCTGCACATCCGCTCTGGGCCAAAGCCCGGGATGAGCGCTTGGCCGGCCGCGTTTTGCGGCTGGTGACGCGGTATGGCCCAGACGCTGGCGTGACACTCCTCACTGATGCGGGGGAGAGAGAAGTGCTGGGGCAGCCCCTCACACCGGCTCAGCAGGCACGGGCAGACCTTCCTCTTCAAGGTTCAGGGGGCCACTGTGCCGAGCGCACCCCCGATGCCCTCTATGAGCGTTGGCTCCCGGCCATCGGTCTGGTGGTCGTGGGCTCTGGCCCGATTGCCCGCCCGCTGACCCAGTTGGCCCACACTCTGGGCCTGCGGGTGACGGTCACGGATGACCGGCCAGAGCGCCTCCAGCCTCAGGACTGGCCGGGCACCCAAACAGTGCTGAGCGTCTCCACCGGTCAGGAACTCCGCCTCCCACCTCTTGGGCCACGGGACGCTGTGGTTATCCACTCGCACGACTACGCCCATGAGCTGTCTGTCCTGACCAGAGCCCTGGCCTCGCCCTCGCCGTACGTGTCCCTGGTGGCCAGCCGGCGGCGAGGTCAGGCTCTCCTCAAGTTTATGCGGGACACTGGCACCGACCCCGCGCAACTGCGCCGCATTCATACGCCTGCAGGCTTCGACCTGGGTCTGGAGTCTCCGGCTGGGATTGCCCTGAGTATCCTCAGCGAGCTGGCCGAGCTTATGGGCCGGGGCAAGAGGGGAAGGCCAATCCAAGCTCTAGATCACCAATAG
- a CDS encoding 2Fe-2S iron-sulfur cluster-binding protein: MTFPVHFNVNGQSYDLELDPRVSVLDALRDHLSVNSVKKGCDHGQCGACTVLLDGCRVLSCLALAVAHDGAEVVTAEGLGRVGQLGAVQQAFLDHDGFQCGYCTPGQICSAVGMLDEYRAGMPSHITPDINASFALTDAEIRERMSGNLCRCGAYVNIVAALREVADADVRLSVHALHAPEKK, from the coding sequence ATGACCTTTCCTGTCCATTTCAACGTCAACGGTCAGTCCTATGACCTTGAGCTTGATCCCCGGGTCTCTGTGCTGGACGCCCTGCGTGACCATCTGAGCGTGAATTCTGTCAAGAAAGGCTGTGATCATGGGCAGTGCGGGGCATGTACGGTCCTGTTGGACGGCTGCCGCGTACTGTCCTGCTTGGCTCTGGCGGTCGCGCACGATGGTGCGGAGGTCGTGACCGCTGAAGGTCTGGGGCGTGTCGGTCAGTTGGGCGCTGTTCAGCAGGCTTTCTTGGATCACGACGGCTTTCAGTGCGGGTACTGCACGCCCGGCCAGATCTGTTCCGCTGTTGGCATGCTGGACGAATACCGTGCTGGAATGCCCAGCCATATTACGCCGGACATCAACGCGTCTTTTGCCCTGACAGACGCAGAAATCCGGGAGCGGATGAGTGGCAACTTGTGCCGCTGCGGCGCGTACGTCAATATTGTGGCCGCGCTGCGTGAAGTCGCGGACGCGGACGTCCGCCTGTCCGTTCACGCTTTACACGCACCGGAGAAGAAATGA
- a CDS encoding FAD binding domain-containing protein produces MKPFAFERAGSVADALEKFTAPAAFLAGGTNLVDHLRLGIREVDQLVDISRLNLTEITERSDGSLRIGALVRNSDMAAHPLIRERYPMLAEAILAGASGQIRNMATTGGNLLQRTRCVYFQDLTTPCNKREPNTGCSALEGFGRYNAVLGTSPDCVAVHPSDMCIPLAALDATVVVSGQGGERQMPFQDFHRLPGNTPHLDTNLKEGELVTAVDLPAVPVARRSTYRKVRERASYAFALVSVAAALQVEKGQVKDVRLALGGVAHKPWRAHKAEAALRGQTMTTERLRAAIEEELAGATPGPENTFKVALVRNTVVAVLEELAEGRTAQRRAEQGGAVQGELQ; encoded by the coding sequence ATGAAGCCCTTTGCCTTTGAGCGGGCCGGCAGTGTGGCGGACGCGCTCGAGAAATTCACGGCCCCAGCCGCCTTCCTGGCAGGCGGAACCAATCTCGTGGACCATCTCCGGCTGGGGATCCGCGAAGTAGATCAGTTGGTGGACATCAGTCGGCTGAACTTAACGGAGATCACTGAACGGTCAGACGGCAGTCTGCGGATCGGTGCCCTGGTGAGAAACAGTGACATGGCGGCGCATCCCCTGATTCGTGAGCGGTATCCCATGTTGGCGGAGGCCATCCTGGCGGGGGCGTCTGGCCAGATACGCAACATGGCGACCACTGGAGGAAACCTGCTGCAGCGCACCCGCTGTGTCTATTTCCAAGACCTCACCACACCTTGCAACAAGCGTGAGCCGAACACCGGCTGCTCGGCGCTGGAAGGCTTTGGGCGGTACAACGCGGTTCTGGGCACGTCACCGGACTGCGTGGCGGTTCACCCATCTGACATGTGCATTCCGCTTGCAGCGCTGGACGCTACCGTGGTGGTGTCGGGCCAAGGAGGTGAGCGGCAGATGCCTTTCCAAGACTTTCACCGCTTACCAGGCAACACGCCTCACCTGGACACCAACCTCAAAGAGGGCGAACTGGTCACCGCAGTCGATCTGCCCGCTGTACCTGTCGCGCGGCGCTCAACCTACCGGAAAGTGCGGGAGCGGGCCTCGTACGCTTTCGCGCTGGTTTCAGTTGCTGCCGCGCTGCAGGTTGAGAAGGGGCAGGTGAAGGACGTGCGGCTGGCCTTGGGCGGAGTGGCCCATAAACCCTGGCGGGCCCACAAGGCTGAAGCCGCTCTCAGAGGCCAGACCATGACCACCGAACGCCTGCGCGCGGCCATTGAAGAGGAACTGGCGGGCGCGACCCCAGGACCAGAAAATACCTTCAAGGTCGCACTGGTCCGCAACACAGTTGTGGCCGTGTTGGAAGAGCTGGCCGAAGGCCGCACGGCCCAGCGCCGCGCCGAGCAGGGCGGCGCCGTGCAAGGAGAGCTGCAGTGA